A part of Desulfotomaculum nigrificans DSM 574 genomic DNA contains:
- the nifB gene encoding nitrogenase cofactor biosynthesis protein NifB: MSCLCHQTSNSNQSTNHWEQTRRHPCYSVEAHYKYARMHLPVAPKCNIACNYCNRKYDCVNESRPGVTSEVLTPVSAEQKFIVVKEKIPNLSVVGIAGPGDALANWENTCEAIERIKQSNPEMIFCLSTNGLLLPHYAPEIVELGIKHVTVTMNTLNPDTGAKIYRHVHYQGKKYEGTVGAGILLENQLTGIQYLAHQGVLVKVNIVMIKDINDSEIPAVVKKAKQLGAFMTNIMPLIPAEGSVFANLPPTSIKELNQMRDRCQIDLHQMRHCKQCRADAVGMLSEDRSQEFYAGVDSLIKQNHSVAM, from the coding sequence ATGTCATGTTTATGCCATCAGACGTCAAACAGTAATCAATCAACCAATCATTGGGAGCAAACCCGCAGGCACCCATGCTATTCCGTGGAAGCCCATTACAAGTATGCCCGTATGCACCTGCCGGTGGCGCCCAAATGCAATATCGCCTGCAACTATTGCAACCGCAAGTATGATTGTGTCAATGAAAGCAGGCCCGGTGTAACCAGTGAAGTACTGACACCAGTGTCAGCAGAGCAAAAATTTATTGTGGTTAAGGAGAAAATACCTAACCTCAGTGTGGTAGGCATTGCCGGACCCGGGGATGCTCTAGCCAACTGGGAAAATACCTGTGAGGCCATTGAACGGATTAAACAATCCAACCCGGAAATGATCTTTTGTCTGTCCACCAACGGTTTGCTGCTTCCCCACTATGCTCCGGAAATTGTTGAGTTGGGTATCAAACATGTAACAGTGACCATGAATACCCTTAACCCGGATACCGGAGCTAAAATATACCGGCATGTTCATTACCAAGGGAAAAAATATGAAGGCACCGTGGGAGCCGGTATATTACTGGAAAATCAACTAACCGGTATCCAATATCTAGCCCATCAGGGTGTTCTGGTGAAAGTGAACATTGTGATGATTAAAGATATCAACGACAGTGAGATTCCCGCTGTGGTTAAGAAAGCCAAGCAACTGGGAGCTTTTATGACCAACATTATGCCCCTGATTCCAGCGGAGGGCAGTGTTTTTGCCAACCTTCCCCCCACCAGTATAAAAGAACTGAATCAAATGAGGGATAGATGCCAGATTGATTTACATCAAATGCGCCATTGCAAGCAGTGCCGCGCCGATGCCGTTGGCATGCTGAGTGAAGACCGGTCACAGGAGTTTTATGCTGGTGTGGATTCGCTGATTAAACAGAACCATTCAGTGGCCATGTAA
- a CDS encoding molybdate ABC transporter substrate-binding protein — translation MWIILLILLGLAGCTLVEESSFPVKINVSAAMSLKDALEEIGQSYEKKSKQDVIINFGASGVLRQQIEQGAQVDLFISVDPQDMEILQKTFD, via the coding sequence ATTTGGATAATACTCCTAATCCTCTTAGGTCTGGCTGGTTGTACCCTGGTAGAAGAATCTTCCTTCCCCGTAAAAATAAATGTTTCAGCAGCCATGAGTCTAAAGGATGCTCTGGAAGAAATAGGGCAGAGTTACGAAAAAAAGAGTAAACAAGATGTCATTATAAATTTCGGGGCTTCCGGGGTACTTCGTCAACAGATTGAACAGGGGGCACAGGTAGACCTTTTTATCTCTGTGGATCCTCAGGATATGGAAATATTACAAAAAACATTTGATTGA
- a CDS encoding Crp/Fnr family transcriptional regulator, which translates to MLGIKSLGGLRKTDLFGGIPLEDLQDYQHYFTEYRFNRKEIVFSPGKFPKSILLILEGKLRVYLSYPLGKEFTLTILNAGDVYSGHTRAFGQALEPVKIAAIPMEVFKEMLVKIPNLVLGLAGVLGDALKGSMDVIESLVFEEAGVRLISLLLTWARNSGTKTDQGIVIRLTFTREEIASMIGSSRQTLANLFKDLTLKGLIKVQQKNLIIKDIDGLKKYRQLPAN; encoded by the coding sequence GTGTTAGGAATTAAGAGTCTCGGAGGTTTAAGAAAAACTGATCTGTTTGGCGGCATTCCATTGGAAGATCTGCAGGACTACCAGCACTATTTTACAGAATACCGTTTTAACCGTAAGGAAATTGTTTTTTCACCCGGTAAATTCCCCAAGTCCATTTTATTAATCTTGGAAGGAAAGTTGCGGGTTTATCTAAGTTATCCCCTGGGAAAAGAGTTTACCCTGACCATCCTAAATGCCGGGGATGTTTACAGCGGGCATACCCGTGCCTTTGGGCAAGCGTTGGAACCCGTGAAAATAGCGGCCATTCCAATGGAAGTTTTTAAGGAAATGCTGGTTAAAATACCTAATTTAGTATTGGGCTTAGCCGGGGTTTTGGGGGATGCCCTTAAAGGGTCAATGGATGTTATTGAGAGTTTAGTTTTTGAAGAAGCCGGTGTCAGGTTGATATCCTTATTGCTGACATGGGCCAGGAATAGCGGAACCAAAACGGATCAAGGGATTGTCATTCGGCTCACCTTTACTAGAGAAGAAATTGCCAGTATGATCGGTAGCAGCCGCCAGACCCTGGCCAACCTTTTTAAGGATTTAACTTTAAAGGGTTTAATTAAAGTTCAGCAGAAAAACCTGATTATCAAGGATATAGACGGGTTAAAGAAATATCGGCAACTACCCGCCAATTAA
- a CDS encoding AAA family ATPase, with product MSVQSGVKIAISGKGGVGKTTLSAILCHLYAGEGKKVLAVDADPDANLGMALGFTPQELEQVTTIAQDRKLIKERTSAEPGTSGQWFCLNPKVDDIPERYVVQKGGVKLLQLGVTSTGGSGCYCPENTFVKTLLNHLVLEEDDTVIVDMEAGLEHMSRGTARGVDAFIVVVEPGQRSFQTAKATVKLARDLGVERVFAVANKVRPDQEESVRQALDFLPLLGILPYDLEAVTADLTGRPLFEVSPSMVAWVQDIKDNLEQYLLNKI from the coding sequence ATGTCGGTACAATCCGGTGTAAAGATTGCCATCTCCGGCAAGGGGGGCGTCGGCAAGACCACATTGTCAGCCATATTGTGTCACCTGTATGCCGGGGAGGGTAAAAAAGTACTGGCGGTGGATGCAGATCCGGATGCTAACCTGGGCATGGCCCTGGGTTTCACACCACAGGAGTTAGAACAGGTTACAACCATTGCCCAGGACAGAAAATTAATTAAAGAACGAACCAGTGCGGAACCAGGTACCAGCGGCCAGTGGTTTTGTTTAAATCCCAAGGTGGATGACATTCCGGAAAGATACGTGGTGCAAAAGGGTGGCGTTAAACTGCTCCAGTTAGGTGTTACTTCCACCGGGGGCAGCGGCTGCTACTGCCCGGAGAATACCTTTGTAAAGACTCTGCTAAACCACTTGGTATTGGAAGAAGACGACACGGTAATCGTGGACATGGAAGCGGGTCTGGAACACATGAGCCGGGGAACTGCCAGAGGGGTGGATGCCTTTATCGTGGTGGTGGAACCCGGGCAGCGCAGCTTCCAAACGGCCAAAGCCACTGTAAAATTAGCCCGGGATTTAGGGGTTGAGCGGGTTTTTGCTGTGGCCAATAAAGTTCGGCCCGACCAGGAAGAAAGTGTACGCCAAGCCCTTGATTTCCTGCCTCTATTAGGGATTTTACCCTACGATCTGGAAGCAGTTACCGCTGACCTTACCGGCAGGCCCCTTTTTGAAGTAAGCCCTTCCATGGTGGCCTGGGTACAGGACATTAAAGATAACCTGGAGCAATACCTGTTAAATAAAATCTAG
- a CDS encoding homocitrate synthase, with protein sequence MEPVYFVDTTLRDGEQSPGVAFTVAEKVHIAYLLSQVGVYEIEAGIPVMGKLEMDAIYQILSLNLKARVTTWNRATLKDVKASLECGARNLHISAPVSDIHIKYKLNRSRDWVLDNVRKVVSYARAAGCTVTIGAEDASRADMQFLITFAMLAREEGASRLRFADTLGVLDPFTTREKVAHIIQETGIEVEMHAHNDFGMATANALAAQLAGAKYLSTTILGLGERAGNTSYAEIVKVLQQVKGLKINVNEQILRELIQYVAAATNRYLSPDILEKNNVFACGI encoded by the coding sequence ATGGAACCGGTGTACTTTGTCGATACCACCCTAAGAGACGGGGAACAGTCACCCGGGGTTGCCTTTACTGTAGCGGAAAAAGTCCACATAGCTTACTTACTAAGCCAAGTGGGGGTTTATGAGATTGAGGCAGGGATTCCGGTAATGGGCAAGTTGGAAATGGATGCTATCTATCAAATTTTGTCACTAAATTTAAAGGCCAGGGTGACCACCTGGAACCGAGCCACTCTAAAAGATGTGAAAGCTTCGTTGGAATGTGGCGCCCGCAACCTGCATATTTCCGCTCCGGTTTCTGACATTCATATAAAATATAAGTTGAACCGCAGCCGGGACTGGGTATTGGATAATGTGAGAAAGGTTGTAAGTTATGCCAGAGCAGCCGGCTGCACCGTAACCATTGGCGCAGAGGATGCTTCCCGGGCGGATATGCAATTTCTCATTACATTTGCCATGTTGGCTCGGGAAGAAGGGGCCAGTCGCCTGCGTTTTGCCGATACCCTGGGTGTGCTGGATCCCTTCACCACCAGGGAAAAGGTAGCACATATTATTCAGGAGACAGGAATAGAAGTAGAAATGCACGCCCATAACGATTTTGGGATGGCCACCGCCAATGCCCTGGCGGCCCAACTGGCCGGAGCCAAATATCTCAGTACCACAATTTTGGGACTGGGAGAAAGGGCCGGCAACACTTCTTATGCAGAGATAGTGAAGGTTTTGCAGCAGGTTAAGGGTCTTAAAATAAATGTTAATGAACAGATTCTCCGAGAATTGATTCAGTACGTAGCGGCAGCTACCAACAGATATTTATCCCCTGATATTTTAGAAAAAAACAACGTATTTGCCTGTGGAATTTGA
- the cooS gene encoding anaerobic carbon-monoxide dehydrogenase catalytic subunit codes for MGLKDVKDLSMDTGVQQMLAKAREEGIDTAFDRAAKMNQCGFGSTGVCCKHCLEGPCRIAPNGKGAQTGVCGANVDTIVARNFLTTVTEGTASHAEHAREVAHAILEAVEGKAPYAIQDEAKLKAVAQGLGLNTEGKNVNQLAKEVAIKALEDFQKQHGTLNWLKFRANSKSVENWKKLGLLPVNAHLEITKAMARQVMGGDADPTNLLLGTVTMGLVDGYAGLHMSTDLQDILFGTPKAVKAQYRLGVIKKEMVNISVHGHIPLLAEKVVEWAGKLKDEAKAVGAQGINVVGVCCSGNELLMRKGVPVATNYASQEMPIITGALEAMVVDIQCIMPGLQTVASCYHTEIITTLPYVKMSGATHVEFSTERADEAAQEIVRKAIANFKKRDPRKISIPNEVTEAYAGFSVEQIVEALKAVNAEDPLKPLVDAIASGQILGAVALVGCTNPRVKQDSSNVALAMELIKNNVLVVATGCSAHSLGKFGLLSPDGLQYAGESLRNILTAIGQANGLPALPPALHMGSCVDNSRIADLLNALANYLGVGIKDLPVAGSCPETHHPKALAIGTYFIANGVDVHVGVNPQVTGSELVVNVLTAEKENFPVTTDGLFGGKLIYEEDPVKAAEIILNRIKAKRKALGLS; via the coding sequence ATGGGTTTAAAAGATGTTAAAGACCTGTCCATGGACACCGGTGTACAACAAATGCTGGCCAAGGCCCGGGAGGAAGGGATCGATACAGCTTTTGACCGGGCCGCCAAAATGAACCAGTGTGGCTTTGGATCCACCGGGGTATGCTGCAAGCACTGCCTTGAAGGTCCCTGCCGTATTGCGCCCAACGGAAAAGGAGCCCAGACAGGGGTCTGCGGCGCTAATGTAGATACAATTGTAGCCAGAAACTTTTTAACCACGGTTACCGAGGGGACAGCCAGTCATGCTGAGCACGCCAGGGAGGTTGCCCATGCCATCCTGGAAGCAGTAGAAGGCAAAGCTCCCTATGCTATTCAGGATGAAGCAAAACTAAAGGCAGTGGCTCAAGGTTTGGGCCTAAATACCGAAGGAAAAAATGTTAATCAACTGGCTAAAGAAGTGGCCATCAAAGCCTTGGAAGATTTCCAAAAGCAACATGGCACCCTAAACTGGCTTAAATTTAGAGCTAACAGCAAGTCCGTCGAGAACTGGAAAAAACTCGGACTGTTGCCGGTAAACGCCCACCTGGAAATTACTAAAGCCATGGCTCGCCAGGTAATGGGCGGGGATGCCGATCCTACCAACCTATTGCTGGGAACCGTTACCATGGGACTGGTGGACGGTTATGCCGGTCTGCATATGTCCACCGATCTTCAGGATATCCTGTTTGGTACTCCCAAGGCAGTTAAGGCACAATACCGTCTGGGTGTAATTAAAAAGGAAATGGTAAATATTTCGGTGCACGGCCATATTCCCCTGTTAGCTGAGAAAGTGGTTGAATGGGCCGGCAAACTTAAGGATGAGGCCAAAGCTGTAGGAGCCCAGGGAATTAATGTGGTGGGGGTTTGCTGCAGCGGCAACGAATTATTGATGCGCAAGGGCGTTCCTGTGGCCACCAACTATGCCAGCCAGGAAATGCCCATTATCACAGGGGCTCTGGAGGCCATGGTAGTGGATATCCAATGCATCATGCCCGGCCTTCAGACTGTGGCCAGCTGCTATCATACTGAAATCATTACCACTCTACCCTATGTCAAGATGTCCGGGGCTACCCACGTGGAGTTCAGCACCGAGCGGGCAGATGAAGCGGCCCAGGAAATTGTGCGGAAGGCCATTGCCAACTTTAAGAAGAGAGATCCCAGGAAAATTTCTATACCCAATGAGGTTACAGAAGCCTATGCGGGGTTCTCTGTGGAACAGATTGTAGAAGCCCTCAAGGCTGTTAACGCCGAAGACCCGTTAAAACCTTTGGTTGATGCCATTGCCAGCGGACAGATTTTGGGAGCCGTAGCCCTGGTGGGCTGCACCAACCCCAGGGTTAAACAAGACAGCTCAAACGTGGCCCTGGCCATGGAACTGATCAAAAATAATGTACTGGTGGTTGCCACCGGTTGCTCCGCCCACTCTTTGGGTAAGTTCGGATTATTATCCCCAGATGGGTTACAATATGCCGGAGAAAGTTTACGAAACATCTTGACCGCCATTGGCCAGGCTAACGGCCTGCCAGCCTTGCCCCCGGCCCTGCACATGGGTAGTTGCGTCGACAACTCCAGAATTGCTGACCTTTTAAATGCTCTGGCCAACTACCTGGGAGTCGGTATTAAAGATTTACCTGTGGCCGGTTCTTGTCCGGAAACTCACCATCCCAAGGCTTTAGCCATTGGTACTTACTTTATTGCCAACGGGGTAGACGTACATGTGGGTGTTAATCCCCAGGTTACCGGTTCGGAACTGGTGGTCAATGTACTGACCGCCGAAAAGGAAAACTTCCCTGTAACCACCGACGGGTTGTTTGGCGGCAAGCTGATTTACGAAGAAGATCCCGTTAAAGCAGCAGAAATAATCCTCAACCGAATTAAAGCAAAAAGAAAAGCTCTTGGACTAAGCTAA
- a CDS encoding YgaP family membrane protein, protein MELNFKRNLGNTDRAIRFLSGLILLVLAFSRIITGCWASLAVIFAVFQLCQVSNKTDVAQATSIHFTRFYLTGIAPGYL, encoded by the coding sequence GTGGAGCTTAATTTTAAAAGGAATTTGGGTAATACTGATAGAGCTATCCGCTTTTTATCAGGGTTAATATTACTGGTTTTAGCCTTTTCCCGAATAATAACCGGCTGTTGGGCGAGCCTGGCAGTAATATTTGCTGTATTCCAATTATGTCAAGTGAGTAATAAAACAGACGTGGCACAGGCCACGTCTATCCATTTCACTAGATTTTATTTAACAGGTATTGCTCCAGGTTATCTTTAA
- a CDS encoding Fe-only nitrogenase accessory AnfO family protein, producing the protein MPKEIAVYMGDNGETTSLYQNGKVMVYQRNQGCWRVSRERDFALGDNFNIKALREIMDELIEFLGHCKTFVGLSITGIPYFVLEKSGCSIWEFEGNPLDFLDYILAKEEEEQRENSQQNSTILPTPVETFSGCYRISIKEIQEKNLGVSSKQVLLPFIRQGKFYSLEVLCNHVPPWLENEILLNQLESRTEVIARNEVKLVMTKKCCDS; encoded by the coding sequence ATGCCTAAGGAAATAGCTGTATACATGGGTGATAATGGAGAGACCACCAGTCTTTATCAAAATGGCAAAGTTATGGTTTATCAGAGAAATCAGGGCTGTTGGCGAGTATCCAGGGAAAGAGATTTTGCTCTGGGAGACAATTTTAATATCAAGGCTTTACGCGAAATCATGGATGAACTGATTGAATTCCTAGGCCATTGTAAAACCTTTGTAGGTCTTTCCATAACTGGTATTCCGTACTTTGTACTGGAGAAATCCGGCTGCAGTATCTGGGAATTTGAGGGGAACCCGTTGGATTTTCTTGATTATATTCTGGCCAAGGAAGAAGAAGAGCAAAGGGAAAACAGCCAGCAGAACAGTACTATCCTGCCAACACCTGTAGAGACCTTCAGCGGTTGTTATCGTATTTCCATCAAAGAAATTCAAGAAAAGAATTTAGGTGTTAGCTCCAAACAAGTCCTATTGCCTTTTATCCGGCAGGGGAAGTTTTATTCCCTGGAAGTTCTCTGTAACCACGTCCCCCCATGGCTGGAAAACGAGATTTTGCTGAACCAGCTGGAGAGCAGGACGGAAGTTATCGCTCGAAACGAGGTAAAGTTAGTGATGACGAAAAAGTGTTGTGATTCGTAA
- a CDS encoding DUF523 domain-containing protein, translated as MILVSACLLGIRAKYDGGDNTVNKLVNLCATGKVIPVCPEQLGGLTTPRPAAEIKGGSGADVLKGMARVYNKEGVDVTESFIIGAQEILKICRLYSVKAAILKERSPSCGCNMIYDGTFQSVRLPGQGVAAALLAANAIPVYSEEELTDELLAHLVKG; from the coding sequence ATGATTTTAGTTAGTGCTTGCTTGTTAGGCATCCGGGCAAAGTATGACGGTGGTGACAACACCGTTAACAAATTGGTGAATTTATGTGCTACTGGGAAAGTCATTCCCGTTTGTCCCGAACAGTTGGGCGGTTTGACAACGCCTAGGCCTGCTGCGGAGATAAAAGGCGGCAGCGGAGCCGATGTGCTTAAGGGTATGGCCAGGGTCTACAATAAGGAGGGTGTTGATGTCACCGAGTCCTTTATAATTGGAGCCCAGGAAATCTTAAAGATTTGCCGTTTATACAGCGTTAAAGCCGCCATACTAAAGGAACGCAGCCCCTCCTGCGGGTGTAACATGATCTACGACGGTACTTTCCAGTCGGTGCGATTACCGGGCCAGGGAGTCGCCGCTGCCCTGCTGGCAGCTAATGCTATTCCCGTATACTCCGAAGAAGAACTAACTGATGAGTTACTGGCACATCTTGTCAAGGGATAA